One genomic window of bacterium includes the following:
- a CDS encoding LytTR family DNA-binding domain-containing protein: MNQRIKTIIVDDEPLACRRIRRLLQSDDEVEVVAICTSGQEAVKAIEEHHPDLLFLDVQMPVMDGFGVLQAVDPALQPQIIFVTAYDQYAIQAFEVHALDYLLKPFDRERFAKSVSRAKEMIHQNQQKAITKELLTIRDELRVRPKYLDRLVIRTGGRIFFLKTQEIDWIEAHGKYVTIHSGKESHLLREGISSLEGDLNPGKFARIHRSTIVNVDRIKELLPWFHGDCKILLNDGTELMLSRHYRQRLDELLGRPL; the protein is encoded by the coding sequence ATGAATCAAAGAATTAAAACAATCATCGTTGATGACGAGCCGCTGGCTTGTCGCAGAATTCGCCGTCTTCTTCAGTCGGATGATGAAGTTGAAGTTGTAGCGATTTGCACGAGTGGTCAGGAAGCCGTGAAAGCGATTGAGGAGCATCATCCGGATCTTCTTTTTCTGGATGTCCAGATGCCGGTGATGGATGGCTTTGGAGTTTTGCAAGCGGTCGATCCCGCGCTTCAACCGCAAATTATTTTTGTTACTGCCTACGATCAATACGCAATCCAGGCGTTTGAAGTGCATGCGCTGGATTATCTGCTGAAACCATTCGACAGGGAGCGATTCGCAAAATCCGTGAGTCGCGCGAAGGAGATGATTCACCAGAATCAACAAAAAGCGATTACAAAGGAGCTACTGACGATTCGTGATGAGCTGCGGGTAAGACCCAAGTACCTGGACCGCCTTGTGATCCGAACGGGAGGGCGCATTTTCTTTTTAAAGACTCAGGAGATCGACTGGATTGAAGCGCATGGCAAATATGTGACGATTCACTCCGGCAAAGAATCACATCTTCTTCGGGAAGGAATCAGCTCACTGGAAGGGGACTTGAATCCCGGCAAATTCGCGCGCATCCACCGGTCGACAATTGTAAACGTTGACCGGATCAAAGAATTGCTACCCTGGTTTCACGGTGATTGCAAAATCCTGTTGAACGATGGAACCGAGCTGATGTTGAGCCGCCATTACCGGCAGCGGCTTGACGAATTGCTGGGCCGGCCTTTGTAG